GTCGACTGCACCTTTGGCGGCGGCGGTCACGCCCGCCTGCTCGCAGAGCGCGTCTGCCCCGACGGACTGGTCATCGGTATCGATCGCGACCCGGCGGCGCACTCACGCTTCGAGGACTTTGCCGCAAAGGCCGACTGTGACACGCGCTTCATTCACGAGGACTTTGAGCTGGCACTTGCCGAACTTGCCGACGAAAAGCTCGGCGCCGACGTGATCCTGCTCGACCTTGGGGTTTCGTCATTTCAGATCGATTCACTCGAGCGCGGCTTCTCGTATGTTTACGACGCACCGCTCGACATGCGTATGGATCCCGATCAGGACTTCAACGCCACAGACCTGATCAATGGATGGGATGAGCATCGCCTGTCGAACACATTTGACAGGTATGGGGAGGAGCGGTATTCAAAGCGGATCGCACGAGAGATCGTGCGGCGCAGGGAAGTCCAACCGATCGACACGACCGAGCAGTTGGTCGAGGCGATCGTTGCCGCAATTCCCACACCCGCGCGCTTCGGCGCAGGGCACCCGGCCAAACGCGTCTTTCAGGCAGTGCGAATTGCCGTCAATGACGAACTCGGACAGCTCGAGCGCGCTCTGCCGTCGGCTTGGGAGGCGCTCGCGGTCGGGGGACGCATGGCTGTGATCTCCTTTCACTCGCTCGAGGACCGCACGACCAAGCGATTCCTCGCTGATCTTGCGCAGGGCTGTATCTGCCCGCCGG
This is a stretch of genomic DNA from Solirubrobacterales bacterium. It encodes these proteins:
- the rsmH gene encoding 16S rRNA (cytosine(1402)-N(4))-methyltransferase RsmH translates to MTSEHVPVLAAEVIDLTAATNGETVVDCTFGGGGHARLLAERVCPDGLVIGIDRDPAAHSRFEDFAAKADCDTRFIHEDFELALAELADEKLGADVILLDLGVSSFQIDSLERGFSYVYDAPLDMRMDPDQDFNATDLINGWDEHRLSNTFDRYGEERYSKRIAREIVRRREVQPIDTTEQLVEAIVAAIPTPARFGAGHPAKRVFQAVRIAVNDELGQLERALPSAWEALAVGGRMAVISFHSLEDRTTKRFLADLAQGCICPPEFPICTCDQEPQAEVVSRRAISPSAGEIEENPRARSSKLRVARKIADDRAAAAPTGEGRR